The genomic segment TTTTAGCTCCCTCTAGATGCTCATCGGAGTAAATTCCTAATTGTTCAGGATAACCTGGTCTAGAGCAAGGTCCACCTGACTCACTCACATAATGGTACTCAGCAATCAATAATCCAGCCGCCTGCGAACGAGCATGATAATAGCGCAAGGTATCATCAGAAACGAAACCACCTTTCAAACCACTAAAGGTTAGCATTGGTGGCATAACCAAACGACTAGAGAGCTGAGCACCATGACGGAATTGAACCGTATCTATAAGACTCTTTGACATGACAAATCCTCCTTAAAATTTAAATTTTTGATTCCACTATTATTTTATTAAAACCATCATCGCAGATAATAACTCATTTAGCTAAGCATATTCCCCAGACTTCATTTCCAGCAAATCCACTTTTTGCATCACAAATCAACCATTCCCTACGCTTTTTTAAACTATAAACATTGTTCATCAAGATTCATTCGACAAAACTTACAAAATTCTAGCATTTCTTCACTATTAGTCGATTTTCTCCGACATAGCATATATTACACGTTTTTCTATATCAAAATACCTTCCAAGTGATCCAATTCATGCTGGCAAATTTGTGCTGGAAAATCTTTCAAAGTTAGCGTTTGTTTTTGCCAATTCTGGTCCAAATATTCAACCATAATTTCCTTATAACGAGTCGTCAAGCAACTTCCCGAAAGTGATAAACACGATTCTTCTGCTTGATAAGGAGAGGACTTCCTTTTCAAAATAGGATTGAACATGATAACAGGCACTATACCATACATGAAAATAATCGCTCGTTTTTGCATCCCAATCATATTGGCCGCCATTCCGACACACCTATCTTGATTTGCTTTTAAAGTATCTAATAAATCCTGCCCAATTTCGATATCTTTTTCGGTCGCTAATTGCGCTTTCTGTTGTAAAAATAATAGATCTTTTACAATTGGTTTAATCATTTTCCTCCTCATAAGAAAAGAGCAAGTTCATTCAATATCCTTTTACTTGCTCTCAATTCACTTAATTATCCTTTGACTTTTTCACTGACTTTTTTAGCTAAGACAAAATTTCCAAGTGTTGCTGAGCCATTTCCAGCAACAGCTGGTGTCACAATATAGTCACGCACATCAGGTACTGGCAGATAACCGTTCAAAAGAACAGTGAATTTTTCACGAACGCGATCCAACATATGTTGTTGCGCCATGACCCCTCCACCAAAGACAACAACATCGGGACGGAAAGTCACTGTTGCTTGAATCGCTGCTTGTGCAATATAATAAGCTTGAATATCCCAGATAGAGCTGTTTAGTTCTATATTTTCTCCTCGAATGCCAGTACGAGCCTCTAAGCTAGGCCCGGCAGCCAATCCCTCCAAACAACCATTATGGAATGGACAAACACCATTAAATTCTTTCTCTACATCCATCGGGTGTTTCGCAACATAATAATGCCCCATCTCAGGATGACCCGTTCCACCAACAAATTCACCACGTTGAATAGCACCAGCACCAATACCTGTTCCAATCGTATAATAAACCAAATTTTCAATACGACCACCAGCATTGTTTCGTGCTACTATTTCACCGTACGCAGAGCTATTAACATCTGTCGTAAAGAAAATCGGTACATTCAATGCACGCCGCAAAGCACCAACAATATCAACATTTGCCCAGTGTGGCTTGGGTGTAGTTGTAATAAAACCATACGTTTTTGAATTTGGATCAATATCAATCGGTCCAAAAGAACCAATTGCCAATCCCGTCAAATTCTCAAAGCGTGAGAAAAATGCAATTGTTTTATCCAATGTTTCAATCGGTGTAGTCGTTGGAAATTGTGTTTTCTCAACCACTTCAAAATTGTCGCCACCAACTGCACAAACAAATTTTGTACCACCAGCCTCTAAGCTTCCATACAATTTTGTCATTTCAAAACCTCTTTATATTTTGTTTTATTCTCTATTCATTATAGCATATCTTCA from the Streptococcus constellatus subsp. constellatus genome contains:
- a CDS encoding peptide deformylase, which encodes MIKPIVKDLLFLQQKAQLATEKDIEIGQDLLDTLKANQDRCVGMAANMIGMQKRAIIFMYGIVPVIMFNPILKRKSSPYQAEESCLSLSGSCLTTRYKEIMVEYLDQNWQKQTLTLKDFPAQICQHELDHLEGILI
- the scrK gene encoding fructokinase ScrK — encoded protein: MTKLYGSLEAGGTKFVCAVGGDNFEVVEKTQFPTTTPIETLDKTIAFFSRFENLTGLAIGSFGPIDIDPNSKTYGFITTTPKPHWANVDIVGALRRALNVPIFFTTDVNSSAYGEIVARNNAGGRIENLVYYTIGTGIGAGAIQRGEFVGGTGHPEMGHYYVAKHPMDVEKEFNGVCPFHNGCLEGLAAGPSLEARTGIRGENIELNSSIWDIQAYYIAQAAIQATVTFRPDVVVFGGGVMAQQHMLDRVREKFTVLLNGYLPVPDVRDYIVTPAVAGNGSATLGNFVLAKKVSEKVKG